From the Chthoniobacterales bacterium genome, one window contains:
- a CDS encoding serine hydrolase domain-containing protein, producing MEAPKAWAVWKAPLLGLRSTVELERIAQLFQENFTRFGELGAAVSIWQHGKPLLELHGGFRQSKREQPWTADTLVLFWSATKGLGSACLLHVLQERGISLERTVAEFWPEFAQSGKDQVTLGELLSHQAGLSALDEQTDILDYAAVIAALEKQKPLWPPGTAHGYHARTFGFLVDECVRRITGKRISEYWREIFAKPLGLDIWIGLPETQLPRTATIYAAKAGGEQSPPEFYRELATPGTLVKKTFTSPAGLHSIAAMNTRENRALQIVSFSGIGSASALAKFYAMLANDGEMEGRRYFKTETITQMTTPLAAGIDCILQIPTAFSAGFMKDAAGSPKKIFGPSSSAFGHPGAGGSNAFADPENGIAFAYVMNQMEQSLLPNEKSLRLIDATYA from the coding sequence GTGGAAGCGCCGAAAGCGTGGGCGGTTTGGAAAGCGCCCCTCCTTGGTTTACGCTCGACGGTGGAACTGGAACGCATCGCGCAGTTGTTCCAAGAGAACTTCACGCGCTTCGGCGAGTTGGGCGCGGCCGTTTCTATCTGGCAACACGGAAAACCCCTCCTGGAATTGCACGGTGGCTTTCGCCAATCGAAACGCGAACAACCTTGGACCGCCGACACGCTCGTTCTCTTCTGGTCCGCCACGAAGGGACTCGGGAGCGCGTGTCTGCTGCACGTTTTGCAAGAACGCGGGATCAGCCTCGAACGAACGGTCGCCGAATTCTGGCCGGAATTTGCGCAGTCCGGAAAAGATCAGGTGACCCTCGGAGAACTACTCTCACACCAGGCCGGGCTGAGCGCGCTCGACGAGCAGACCGACATTCTCGATTACGCCGCGGTGATCGCTGCGCTCGAGAAACAAAAGCCGCTCTGGCCGCCGGGAACGGCGCACGGTTACCACGCTCGCACTTTCGGATTTCTGGTCGATGAATGCGTTCGCCGAATTACCGGCAAACGAATCTCTGAATACTGGCGAGAAATCTTCGCCAAACCGCTTGGACTCGACATCTGGATCGGCCTGCCCGAAACGCAGCTGCCTCGGACCGCGACCATTTATGCGGCCAAGGCCGGCGGCGAGCAAAGCCCGCCGGAGTTCTATCGCGAGCTGGCGACGCCCGGGACGCTGGTGAAGAAGACGTTCACCTCGCCCGCCGGCTTGCATTCCATTGCAGCAATGAATACGAGGGAAAATCGCGCCCTTCAGATTGTCTCCTTCAGCGGAATTGGAAGCGCCTCAGCGCTCGCGAAATTCTACGCGATGCTCGCCAACGACGGCGAAATGGAAGGCCGCCGCTATTTCAAGACTGAGACGATCACCCAAATGACGACGCCCCTCGCCGCCGGCATCGATTGCATTCTCCAAATTCCAACCGCGTTCTCCGCCGGGTTCATGAAGGACGCGGCGGGATCTCCGAAAAAAATCTTCGGTCCGTCGTCGTCGGCTTTCGGCCATCCCGGCGCCGGCGGCAGCAACGCCTTCGCCGATCCGGAGAACGGCATCGCGTTCGCCTACGTCATGAACCAGATGGAACAATCCCTCCTGCCTAACGAAAAGTCGTTGCGGCTGATCGACGCGACCTACGCGTAA
- a CDS encoding UbiA-like polyprenyltransferase, translating into MEPPTESSVARFLRLIRFSHTIFALPFALGALFVAANGRPSLRILGLVLLCMVFARTAAMLFNRLSDWALDQKNPRTAQRHLLITKPTAWALLAITSAGFLLASAAINRTTALLSPVALAIVLFYSVTKRFTGLTHFFLGLALAVAPAGAWIAQTGTLALPPLVLGAGVVCWVAGFDLIYATQDVDFDRREGLRSLVVQLGVAASLRLAQWLHLLMFAALVGFGFAAKLGIIYFAAMPLIAGALVYEHHSARTLNLAGINRAFFQSNAFVSVVFVAAVAADRCL; encoded by the coding sequence ATGGAGCCGCCTACGGAAAGTTCGGTCGCGCGTTTCCTGCGCCTCATTCGGTTCTCGCACACCATTTTTGCGCTCCCCTTCGCTCTCGGCGCCCTGTTCGTGGCGGCAAATGGCCGCCCAAGCCTCCGGATCCTGGGCCTCGTTCTTCTCTGCATGGTCTTTGCCCGGACCGCGGCCATGCTCTTCAATCGCCTAAGTGACTGGGCGCTCGATCAGAAAAATCCGCGGACGGCTCAGCGTCATCTTCTGATAACCAAGCCGACGGCCTGGGCGCTCCTGGCGATCACTAGTGCCGGATTTCTCCTCGCGAGCGCCGCCATCAACCGCACGACGGCTTTACTTTCCCCCGTTGCGCTTGCCATCGTCCTCTTCTATTCGGTCACGAAACGTTTCACGGGCCTGACGCATTTCTTTCTTGGGCTCGCCCTTGCGGTTGCGCCGGCCGGCGCTTGGATCGCTCAGACCGGCACCCTGGCCCTGCCGCCGTTGGTCCTCGGTGCCGGCGTCGTCTGCTGGGTGGCGGGCTTCGATTTGATCTACGCCACCCAGGACGTCGACTTCGACCGGCGCGAAGGTCTGCGTTCTCTGGTTGTCCAGCTCGGCGTGGCCGCGAGCCTGCGCCTGGCGCAATGGCTCCATTTGTTGATGTTCGCCGCGCTCGTTGGCTTTGGTTTCGCGGCCAAACTCGGGATCATTTACTTCGCCGCCATGCCGCTCATCGCAGGCGCTCTCGTCTACGAACACCATAGTGCGCGAACGCTCAACCTGGCCGGAATAAACCGCGCCTTCTTCCAGAGCAACGCTTTCGTGAGCGTCGTCTTTGTGGCTGCGGTGGCAGCCGATCGCTGCCTCTGA
- a CDS encoding DUF2905 domain-containing protein: protein MRELGRMLAIFGGVMMLVGIALWAGVGAGWLGRLPGDIRIERGHTAFYFPIVTCIIISIVVTVLLAIFRR from the coding sequence ATGCGTGAATTGGGCCGAATGCTGGCGATCTTTGGCGGCGTCATGATGCTCGTCGGCATCGCGCTTTGGGCGGGAGTTGGCGCGGGCTGGCTCGGACGTTTACCCGGTGACATCCGCATCGAACGCGGCCACACCGCTTTCTACTTCCCCATCGTCACCTGCATCATTATCAGCATCGTCGTGACCGTGCTGTTGGCGATCTTCCGCCGCTAA
- a CDS encoding transposase yields MNELRFFNPHADIRHTESRLPHWQQSGATYFVTFRLADSIPSNVLGQWQDEREAWLRLHPVPWSAETELEHHRRFSGALERWLDEGHGACLLRRNDCAEIVAETLRHFEGERVVMVSFAVMPNHAHALFVQNSEWPLEKLIRSWKGFTAREVNKLLGRSGAFWQRDYFDRLVRDEKHFANCVRYIRRNPKRANLRSNEFILWESEVARRIA; encoded by the coding sequence ATGAACGAACTGCGCTTCTTTAATCCCCACGCGGACATCCGGCACACGGAAAGTCGGTTGCCGCATTGGCAGCAGAGTGGTGCGACCTATTTCGTCACCTTCCGCCTGGCAGATTCGATTCCTTCAAACGTTCTCGGTCAATGGCAGGATGAACGTGAAGCATGGCTTCGTCTCCATCCTGTGCCGTGGAGTGCTGAAACAGAACTGGAACATCACCGCCGTTTTTCCGGCGCGCTTGAGCGATGGCTCGATGAAGGCCACGGCGCCTGTCTATTGCGACGTAATGACTGTGCAGAAATCGTTGCCGAGACGTTGCGGCATTTTGAAGGCGAGCGCGTTGTCATGGTTTCATTCGCGGTCATGCCGAACCACGCGCATGCTTTGTTCGTTCAGAATTCTGAGTGGCCCCTCGAAAAGCTGATTCGGAGTTGGAAAGGGTTTACGGCGCGTGAGGTGAACAAACTCCTCGGCCGATCTGGGGCTTTCTGGCAACGCGATTACTTCGATCGTTTGGTTCGCGATGAAAAGCATTTCGCGAACTGCGTCCGGTACATCCGGCGGAATCCCAAAAGAGCGAATCTAAGATCGAACGAATTTATCCTTTGGGAAAGCGAAGTGGCGCGCAGAATCGCATGA
- the pepF gene encoding oligoendopeptidase F → MTAKVLTRADLPDSDKWDLTHLFVNADKWAEDFAWLQRTFPKIADWKGRLGNSASSLAQCLEFEKSLDLKIERLFHYASLQLSEDSANPDYLARMGQMQNLLTQIGEAASFLSPEIQAIPDDMFAQFLEDPALVEWKIALKKIRRMKPHVLSEPEERLLALGSAALDGYDETFSQLTDVDMKFGVLVDDKGEEKPLTQSSFSSFLVKRDHDLRKRAFHQFYDEFQDHQFTLAAALAYSVKADVFRARARNYSSALEASLFRDDIPAAVYDGLISAVRGNVAPLFRYYELRRRVLGLNELHQYDTYVPLVPEIESRISFDEATETILRAFSPLGGEYTAVLAEGLRGRWCDRYETKGKRSGAFSSGSFGAPPYILMNYKSDVFSDVYTLAHEAGHSMHTWFSQRSQRYQDYNYPIFLAEVASTFNEELLTHHLLEETQDKKMRAYIINRQIDDIRGTLFRQTMFAEFEKIIHALEERGDALTLDVFKHEYHALLRAYFGSGVVLDPQLDLECLRIPHFYHAFYVYKYATGISAAVALSERVLTKQPGAVDAYLNFLKSGGSKFPLETLRDAGVDMATPGPIESTLRLFERRLAELETLL, encoded by the coding sequence ATGACCGCCAAAGTCCTCACCCGCGCTGATCTGCCCGACTCCGACAAATGGGACCTCACCCATCTCTTCGTTAACGCCGACAAATGGGCGGAGGATTTCGCCTGGCTCCAGCGGACTTTTCCAAAGATCGCCGATTGGAAAGGCCGTCTTGGAAATTCGGCCAGCAGCCTTGCCCAATGCCTCGAGTTCGAGAAATCGCTCGACCTGAAAATCGAGCGCCTCTTCCATTACGCGTCGCTCCAGCTCTCCGAGGACAGCGCGAATCCCGATTACCTCGCGCGCATGGGGCAAATGCAAAATCTCCTGACCCAAATCGGTGAGGCCGCTTCGTTCCTGAGCCCGGAAATCCAGGCGATCCCCGATGACATGTTCGCGCAGTTCCTGGAGGATCCGGCGTTGGTCGAGTGGAAAATCGCGCTCAAGAAAATCCGTCGGATGAAGCCGCACGTTTTATCCGAACCTGAGGAGCGTTTGCTGGCGCTCGGGAGCGCCGCGCTCGATGGCTACGACGAAACCTTCTCCCAGCTGACGGACGTCGACATGAAGTTCGGCGTGCTGGTCGACGACAAGGGTGAAGAAAAACCGCTCACCCAAAGCTCGTTCAGTTCGTTTCTCGTCAAACGTGATCACGACCTGCGAAAGCGCGCGTTCCACCAGTTCTACGACGAATTCCAGGACCACCAGTTCACGCTCGCCGCCGCGCTGGCCTATTCCGTGAAAGCGGATGTCTTTCGCGCCCGCGCCCGGAATTATTCGTCAGCTCTCGAAGCATCGTTGTTCCGCGACGACATTCCGGCCGCGGTTTATGACGGCCTTATCTCGGCGGTCCGCGGCAACGTCGCGCCCCTCTTTCGCTACTATGAGCTGCGGCGGCGCGTCCTCGGGCTCAACGAGCTGCACCAGTACGACACCTACGTTCCCCTGGTCCCCGAAATCGAATCACGGATTTCTTTCGACGAAGCCACCGAAACGATCCTGCGCGCCTTCTCGCCCTTAGGCGGAGAATACACCGCCGTTTTGGCCGAAGGACTCCGCGGCCGCTGGTGCGATCGCTACGAAACAAAGGGTAAACGCAGCGGCGCTTTTTCTTCCGGCAGCTTCGGTGCGCCGCCCTACATTCTGATGAATTACAAAAGCGACGTCTTCTCCGACGTCTACACGCTGGCTCACGAGGCCGGGCATTCCATGCACACCTGGTTCTCGCAGCGATCGCAGCGGTATCAGGATTACAATTACCCGATCTTCCTCGCCGAAGTCGCCTCGACCTTTAACGAAGAGCTTCTCACCCATCACCTCCTGGAGGAGACGCAGGACAAGAAGATGCGGGCCTATATCATCAACCGCCAGATCGACGACATCCGCGGTACCCTGTTCCGCCAGACCATGTTCGCCGAGTTCGAGAAAATCATTCACGCCCTCGAAGAACGGGGCGACGCCCTCACCCTCGACGTTTTCAAACACGAGTACCACGCCTTGCTCCGGGCCTACTTCGGCTCCGGAGTCGTCCTCGACCCGCAGCTCGACCTCGAATGCCTGCGGATCCCGCACTTCTACCACGCATTTTATGTTTACAAATACGCCACCGGAATTTCCGCTGCCGTCGCGCTTTCCGAGCGTGTCCTGACGAAACAACCGGGCGCGGTCGACGCTTATCTGAATTTCCTGAAATCTGGCGGCTCGAAGTTCCCGCTCGAGACATTGCGCGACGCCGGCGTCGATATGGCGACCCCGGGACCGATTGAGAGCACGCTTCGCCTCTTCGAGCGGCGACTGGCCGAACTGGAAACGCTTCTGTAG
- a CDS encoding type II secretion system F family protein, with protein MSGKIVSGIQDALNEDNAVTSLMSRGLMVLSLQQKAIASKTRKKTWTVKETDLVLFTRQLSTMIEAGISLVQALTALYDQCDPKRQRNLRHIISDVTTRVQGGETLNESIAKHPRVFDRLFVSMVKAGEHGGLLAEILDRLAGFLEASARLRKKVKSAMTYPVIVICIAFAITTFLIVKVVPIFGEIFKDFGSKLPAPTQFLIDVSDFMRGEWYYLLLGAGGIFFGLRFFLRSSGGKKFADRWKLKLPIFGPLIHKICMSRFSRTFAQLIRSGVPILEVLDIVGGASGNHVIESSIKGVSDDVEKGDNLSVALSKKPIFPPMMLRMVAAGEATGKIDTMLEKMADFWDEEIEAMLDALTSLIEPLLIVFLGVIVGGIVIAMFLPIFKLNEVVSQSKS; from the coding sequence ATGTCTGGAAAGATCGTTTCCGGCATACAAGACGCCCTCAATGAGGACAATGCTGTAACCAGCCTGATGAGCCGGGGACTGATGGTCCTCTCTCTCCAGCAGAAGGCCATCGCCAGCAAGACCCGCAAGAAAACCTGGACGGTCAAAGAAACCGACCTCGTTCTGTTCACCCGCCAGCTTTCGACGATGATCGAGGCCGGTATTTCGCTCGTCCAAGCGTTGACCGCGCTTTACGACCAATGCGATCCCAAACGCCAGCGGAACCTGCGCCATATTATCAGCGACGTGACGACGCGCGTCCAGGGTGGCGAGACGCTCAACGAATCGATCGCGAAACACCCACGAGTGTTTGATCGCCTTTTCGTCAGCATGGTGAAGGCGGGCGAGCATGGCGGTTTGCTGGCGGAAATTCTCGATCGTCTGGCCGGATTCCTTGAAGCAAGCGCCCGCCTCCGCAAGAAGGTGAAATCCGCGATGACTTATCCTGTCATCGTTATTTGTATCGCGTTTGCCATTACCACATTCCTGATCGTGAAAGTCGTCCCCATCTTCGGCGAAATTTTCAAGGATTTCGGTTCGAAGCTGCCCGCCCCCACGCAGTTCCTTATCGACGTCAGCGATTTCATGCGGGGCGAATGGTACTATCTGCTCCTTGGCGCCGGCGGCATCTTTTTCGGCCTGCGTTTTTTCCTGCGCTCATCGGGCGGGAAGAAATTTGCCGATCGCTGGAAGCTGAAGTTGCCGATCTTTGGGCCGCTCATTCACAAGATCTGCATGTCGCGTTTTTCCCGCACGTTTGCCCAGCTCATCCGTAGCGGCGTGCCCATCCTGGAAGTGCTCGACATTGTGGGCGGCGCTTCCGGCAATCACGTTATTGAAAGCAGCATCAAAGGGGTAAGCGACGACGTGGAAAAAGGCGACAATCTGTCCGTCGCGCTTTCCAAGAAGCCGATTTTCCCGCCCATGATGTTGCGCATGGTGGCGGCTGGTGAGGCCACCGGCAAAATCGACACCATGCTGGAAAAGATGGCCGACTTCTGGGACGAAGAAATCGAGGCCATGCTCGACGCCCTCACCTCACTCATCGAACCCCTTTTGATCGTGTTCCTCGGAGTCATCGTCGGCGGCATCGTAATCGCGATGTTCCTGCCGATCTTCAAGCTGAACGAAGTAGTTTCGCAGAGCAAAAGCTAA
- a CDS encoding DEAD/DEAH box helicase: MRLPAAGTEKKLARRLHPRLWEWFRGTYRNLTHAQLLAVPAVLDRQSILLTSPTGSGKTLAAFLGIFDALLRKLDAAALSSSVQCIYVSPLRALAYDIGKNIRAPIVGMELEKKLRIHLRTGDTPSSERVKFRDRSAQILVTTPESLAVMLAQESYAAHLAECEFVVVDELHSFAGNKRGADLTISLERLERLRSLQNPEVPPVCRIGLSATAAPLDLLARFLVGEGRDCRIAEAQSEKRSLVEVFSPIRRKPYPPSGYTGVRLYAELAELIRRRESVLVFTNVRSAAEQVGLRLKELLPDLAPQIEIHHASLDRSVRLEVEDRLKNGELRAVVCSTSLEMGIDIGAVDLVVMVATPKGVSRAIQRIGRSGHSLDRSSHGVLVATNINDLVEATVTAKLVRERVLDPIKIQQKPYDVVAQHIVGLAAAGPPIAIDEVFALIRRAHPFRDLTRAEFDRILDYLEGGGAALEKQYAGVFGKILIEDNAISLAHPRIGREFLVNIGTIHSEGFIDVLLRHRRLGSVEENFIKQLQIGDLFVLGGRIVRLVETGVQEAHVERADGQLPTVPRWNAAKMPLTSGLARAVRQLRTELDAQVRRTNNDATVTDWLVERYDISAANAQAIVELFRAQLGISDVPVGQKMLIELYRDGTHAHYFFHSLIGRSANDALSRIVALRVRNQIGGNALATIDDYGFLLTLRRFQELPLAVWRDCFSRAEAERDLSAALRGSELVKWQFRGVAQTGLMVPRNLPGKKRRQKQLSWSAEVLFRVLERHEPNHPLLVEAYRQATHTFLDAEGAYRFLDEVQEFEWQLLELPAVSPFSFAIYASVIKENMMLEDPTAAIERIYREMYAKVESVTGATKSP; encoded by the coding sequence ATGCGTCTCCCAGCGGCAGGAACTGAGAAAAAATTAGCACGCCGTTTGCATCCGCGTCTCTGGGAGTGGTTCCGGGGGACCTATCGTAACTTAACCCACGCACAGCTTCTGGCTGTGCCTGCGGTTCTGGATCGTCAATCTATTCTGCTCACCTCTCCCACCGGCAGCGGCAAAACGCTCGCAGCGTTCCTCGGCATCTTCGACGCGTTGCTGAGGAAACTGGACGCGGCCGCACTCAGTTCGAGCGTGCAATGCATTTACGTTTCACCGCTTCGCGCGCTGGCTTACGACATCGGGAAGAACATCCGCGCTCCGATCGTTGGAATGGAGCTGGAGAAAAAGCTCCGTATCCATTTGCGCACCGGCGACACGCCATCGAGCGAGCGAGTGAAGTTTCGGGACCGCTCGGCCCAAATTCTCGTGACGACGCCGGAGAGCCTGGCGGTAATGCTGGCCCAGGAAAGCTACGCGGCGCATCTGGCCGAATGCGAATTTGTCGTTGTCGATGAACTCCATTCCTTCGCCGGAAATAAGCGCGGCGCCGATCTGACGATTTCCTTGGAGCGCCTTGAGCGCCTCCGCTCGCTCCAAAATCCCGAGGTTCCTCCGGTTTGTCGCATCGGGCTTTCTGCCACGGCGGCACCGCTCGATTTGCTCGCCCGCTTTCTTGTGGGAGAAGGCCGGGATTGTCGTATTGCGGAAGCGCAGAGCGAAAAGCGATCGCTCGTGGAAGTTTTCTCGCCGATCCGCCGCAAACCGTATCCGCCGTCCGGCTACACCGGCGTGCGCCTTTACGCCGAACTCGCGGAGCTGATCCGCCGACGTGAATCGGTCCTCGTCTTCACCAATGTGCGTTCGGCCGCGGAGCAGGTGGGTTTGCGCTTGAAGGAATTGCTCCCGGATCTGGCGCCGCAGATCGAAATCCACCATGCGTCGCTCGATCGCAGTGTCCGGCTCGAAGTGGAAGACCGGCTCAAGAACGGCGAGCTCCGGGCGGTCGTTTGCTCGACCAGCCTCGAGATGGGGATCGACATTGGCGCGGTCGATCTCGTGGTCATGGTGGCAACACCCAAAGGCGTCTCGCGCGCCATTCAGCGGATTGGTCGATCCGGTCATTCGCTGGACCGCAGCAGCCACGGCGTCCTGGTCGCCACAAACATCAACGACCTGGTCGAAGCGACGGTTACCGCGAAGCTGGTCCGCGAGCGTGTTCTCGATCCGATCAAGATTCAGCAAAAACCCTACGACGTCGTCGCACAGCACATCGTGGGACTTGCGGCCGCGGGCCCGCCGATCGCAATCGATGAAGTTTTCGCGCTGATTCGCCGCGCCCATCCTTTTCGCGATCTGACGCGGGCGGAATTCGACCGCATTCTTGATTACCTCGAAGGCGGCGGCGCCGCGCTGGAAAAACAATATGCTGGCGTATTCGGCAAGATCCTAATCGAGGACAACGCGATTTCTCTCGCCCATCCGCGAATTGGCCGCGAGTTCCTGGTCAATATCGGCACCATTCACTCGGAAGGTTTTATCGACGTTCTATTGCGCCATCGGCGGCTCGGTTCGGTTGAGGAAAATTTTATCAAACAACTCCAGATCGGCGACCTGTTCGTGCTCGGCGGCCGGATTGTGCGCCTGGTGGAGACCGGCGTGCAGGAGGCCCATGTCGAACGCGCCGACGGCCAATTGCCCACGGTGCCGCGCTGGAACGCGGCGAAGATGCCGCTGACCTCCGGGCTGGCGCGCGCCGTCCGACAACTGCGAACAGAACTGGATGCTCAGGTCCGTCGGACAAACAACGATGCGACGGTCACGGACTGGCTCGTCGAGCGTTACGACATCTCGGCGGCGAATGCGCAGGCCATCGTAGAGTTGTTCCGCGCCCAGCTTGGCATTTCCGATGTTCCCGTCGGCCAAAAAATGCTGATCGAGCTATATCGCGACGGCACTCACGCCCACTACTTTTTTCATTCGCTCATCGGCCGGAGCGCAAACGACGCGCTCTCGCGGATTGTGGCGTTACGGGTCAGAAACCAAATCGGCGGGAACGCGCTCGCGACCATCGACGATTATGGCTTTCTTCTCACGCTGCGTCGCTTTCAGGAATTGCCTCTCGCCGTCTGGCGAGATTGCTTTTCACGCGCGGAGGCGGAGCGCGATCTCAGTGCCGCCTTGCGCGGCTCGGAGCTGGTGAAATGGCAGTTCCGCGGCGTGGCCCAGACCGGATTGATGGTGCCGCGCAACTTGCCGGGAAAAAAGCGCAGGCAAAAGCAGCTGAGTTGGAGCGCCGAAGTGCTGTTTCGTGTTCTCGAGCGACACGAGCCCAACCATCCGCTCCTGGTGGAAGCGTATCGGCAGGCCACGCATACCTTTCTTGACGCGGAAGGCGCGTATCGATTTCTCGACGAGGTCCAGGAGTTCGAGTGGCAGCTGCTCGAGTTGCCGGCGGTCTCGCCGTTCTCGTTCGCAATCTACGCCAGCGTGATCAAAGAAAACATGATGCTGGAGGACCCAACCGCCGCGATCGAGCGGATCTACCGCGAGATGTACGCGAAGGTCGAGAGCGTCACCGGCGCCACAAAATCGCCGTGA
- a CDS encoding uracil-DNA glycosylase family protein → MPRASRQQQALNAHVARLRQCRRCPRMVPPPVSGGAVLSKVMLIGQAPGVKEPVLGRPFAWTAGRTLFGWFQQFCGMNEEEVRQKIYFAAVCRCFPGKTAAGGDRVPAPDEIRNCSTWMNDELDLLRPHLVIPVGKLAITQFLPFERLDEVVGRSFAIRDKRRAFDLIPLPHPSGASPWHRIPPGLGLLGKAMRRIARHPSMQNLRR, encoded by the coding sequence ATGCCCCGCGCGTCGCGCCAACAGCAAGCGCTCAACGCCCACGTCGCGCGATTGCGGCAATGCCGGCGCTGCCCACGCATGGTGCCGCCGCCCGTCTCTGGCGGGGCGGTTCTCAGCAAAGTCATGCTGATTGGTCAGGCGCCGGGCGTTAAAGAGCCGGTGCTCGGCAGACCGTTCGCGTGGACCGCCGGCCGCACGTTGTTCGGCTGGTTCCAGCAATTCTGCGGGATGAATGAAGAAGAAGTACGCCAGAAAATTTACTTCGCCGCGGTCTGTCGCTGTTTCCCCGGAAAAACGGCGGCAGGCGGCGACCGGGTTCCGGCGCCGGACGAAATCCGAAACTGTTCCACCTGGATGAACGACGAACTCGATCTCCTCCGGCCGCATCTCGTCATTCCCGTCGGCAAACTCGCGATCACGCAGTTCCTCCCCTTTGAAAGACTGGACGAGGTCGTCGGCCGCAGCTTTGCCATCCGCGACAAGCGCCGCGCCTTCGATCTAATTCCCTTACCGCATCCGTCTGGCGCTTCGCCCTGGCACCGCATCCCGCCCGGCCTTGGCCTCCTCGGCAAAGCCATGCGCCGGATCGCCCGTCATCCCTCGATGCAAAATCTCCGGCGATGA
- the rpiB gene encoding ribose 5-phosphate isomerase B produces MKIALGTDHAGYHYKEKVKALLGELGHEVKDFGTFSEEPVDYPRFIRPAAESVVKGECDRAIVFGGSGNGEAMAANKVRGVRCALCWNEQTAKLSRQHNDANVLSMGERVIPEETALAIVRVWLTTDFEGGRHTQRIAQLEG; encoded by the coding sequence ATGAAGATTGCTCTCGGGACGGACCACGCCGGTTACCATTACAAAGAAAAAGTGAAGGCGTTGCTCGGGGAACTCGGCCACGAGGTGAAGGATTTTGGGACGTTCAGCGAGGAGCCGGTAGATTACCCGCGCTTCATTCGGCCGGCCGCGGAGTCGGTGGTGAAGGGGGAGTGCGATCGTGCGATCGTTTTCGGAGGATCGGGCAACGGCGAGGCGATGGCGGCGAACAAAGTGCGCGGTGTGCGTTGTGCGCTTTGCTGGAACGAGCAGACGGCAAAATTATCCCGCCAGCATAACGACGCGAACGTGCTCTCGATGGGGGAGCGCGTCATTCCGGAGGAAACGGCTCTGGCGATTGTCCGGGTCTGGCTGACGACCGATTTTGAAGGCGGCCGGCACACCCAGCGGATCGCCCAGCTCGAGGGCTAA
- a CDS encoding J domain-containing protein encodes MAVQFRDYYETLGVSKTASEDEIKKAFRKLARQHHPDVAKDKKAAEEKFKQINEAYEVLGDPEKRKKYDELGANWNQPGGFQPPPGWGSQPGGGFRRYSPGDGGGIDFEFGGTGFSDFFEAFFGGGGRQAGFGGNPFGQRQRAAERGSDVEADIMVTLEEALHGSKRPISLRRGNSSKVESYQVKIPKGVHEGQRIRLAGQGEAGAGGGKSGDLFLRVRLARHPDFAVEGNDLIHDVKLPAWQAALGGELQVPTLEGQVRLKIPAGTQSGQRFRLRGHGMPTAAGTRGDLFVETQIQVPKKLSDREREIWKQLAELPDAG; translated from the coding sequence ATGGCAGTCCAATTCCGAGATTATTACGAGACCCTGGGCGTTTCCAAGACGGCAAGCGAAGACGAAATCAAGAAAGCGTTTCGAAAGCTGGCGCGTCAGCATCATCCTGATGTCGCCAAGGACAAGAAGGCGGCGGAAGAGAAATTCAAACAGATTAACGAAGCCTACGAGGTCCTTGGCGATCCGGAGAAGCGGAAGAAATATGATGAACTAGGCGCCAACTGGAACCAGCCGGGCGGGTTCCAGCCGCCGCCGGGGTGGGGCTCGCAACCCGGTGGTGGATTCCGCCGTTATTCGCCGGGCGACGGCGGCGGGATCGATTTCGAATTCGGCGGCACCGGGTTCAGCGATTTCTTCGAAGCGTTCTTCGGTGGGGGCGGACGTCAGGCGGGATTCGGAGGCAACCCCTTCGGTCAGCGGCAGCGCGCAGCCGAACGGGGGAGCGACGTAGAGGCGGATATCATGGTCACGCTCGAGGAAGCGCTTCATGGTTCGAAGCGCCCGATCTCGCTGCGGCGGGGCAATTCCAGCAAGGTCGAAAGTTACCAGGTCAAGATTCCGAAGGGTGTGCACGAAGGTCAGCGGATCCGTCTCGCCGGCCAGGGGGAAGCGGGCGCCGGTGGCGGCAAGAGCGGCGACCTTTTTTTGCGCGTGCGCCTGGCGCGCCATCCGGATTTTGCTGTCGAAGGAAACGACCTGATCCACGACGTGAAATTACCGGCCTGGCAGGCAGCGCTCGGCGGCGAACTGCAGGTGCCAACCCTGGAGGGTCAGGTGCGCCTGAAAATTCCGGCGGGAACGCAGAGTGGTCAGCGTTTTCGTTTGCGCGGCCACGGTATGCCGACCGCGGCGGGAACGCGCGGCGACTTGTTTGTCGAAACGCAGATTCAAGTCCCAAAGAAGTTGAGCGACCGTGAGCGCGAGATTTGGAAGCAGCTCGCGGAATTGCCCGACGCCGGCTAG